ACTTCAAAGCAGGAAACTATCTGACAGCACTCGATGAAGATGCCTTTGCTAAAGTGAAGTATTATGACCTGGAGGTCAGTCATTAATATGAGAATTGAAAAACATTAAAAATCTCCTACTGACGGCTGGCCCCATCAAGGTTCGGTGTGGGCTGGTCGTTACTTAATATTCAAGAATAGACCTAGAGTCAAAAACAGAGTAGACTTAAAGAGCCGAAAATTTGAAGATGCAAAGAGGTACTATCCACACGTGAATACCAACCTGAATACAATCTAACCTATTGATTTAAGTACAATTTAAACAATAGTAGAGATGGAAAATTACGAAATTATGATGATGGCTTGTCAAATCGGGCTGTTTGCAGGTATTTATGTACTGGGCCAGTTAAATTTTATATCTGTCCTTGGTAAATTACTAATAGGGTGTTCGTCGTTCGCACTTTCGATTGGACTAAGTGCTTACATGTTCGGCTTGAGTACTCAACCCTTCTATTGGGCTTTATTTATTTCAGCAGGACTTGGATTGCAAGTTTTTATGCTCTACGTTTTTTTCTCAGAGCCTATCCAACGACTGAAACGTATGGTTGTCAATTGGGCTGATTTGGACATCCACGTAGTGGAAAAAGAAACGTACTTTGAGGAGAATGAGTTCGATTTTGTTGAACAAGAGCTCTATGGCTTATTCAATAACCGAAAAGTAACGCTTGATTTGGCAAAGCAAATGGCTGCCGGAAATTTGAACTCAGTGTTAGATGAATCAGCAGAAACTGATGCACTGAGTCAATCAATTTTACAACTCAGAAAAACATTAAGTGGATTCATAGATGAAACCAAGAGAGTGGTGAACAAGGCTACCCAAGATGGAGATCTTGATGCCCAGATTGAAACAGAGAATAAGCGAGGAGCTTGGAAAGAACTGAGCATGGGCATCAACGAGATGGTGAATTCGTTTTCTGGTCCATTGGGAAGAATCAATGCCATTATACGAGCGCTAGCAGGAGGAGATCTTTCATTTCGATATTCCGAACAAGAAAAAGGAGACATCTATCGAATGGCGGAAAACCTGAATCTTGCACTTGAGAATCTTGATGGGCTCATGGCTCAGATACATTTGAATACCAATATTATTGACGAATCTGCAGAAGAAATGAAAGTTTCCAGTCAGGAAATGAATACCAATACTGTAGAAATCGCTTCGGCCATCGGACAAATGAGTAATGGGGCACAAGCTCAGCTTCGTAAAATAGAGGACGCTTCAAATCTAATTGAAGGAATCTTGGCTTCATCTAATGATATGGGAGAGAAATCAGGAGAGATCAACCTCGCGGCAAAGGAAGGAGTGACAAGTAGTGAGAAGGGATTGGCAAGAATCAACGAGGTGGTAAGCAGTATGAAGGAAATTGGTGGATTTAGTGAAGCTACTACAGATACTATGCGTGTTTTGACTGATCGATCAGAGGAGATTTCGATTGCATTAAAAGTGATTACTGAGATAGCTGCTCAAACGAACCTTTTGGCGCTTAATGCGGCGATAGAAGCTGCTCAAGCTGGCGATGCTGGACGTGGATTTGCCGTAGTGGCTGATGAAATTCGAAAATTGGCGGATGATGCGAAATCTTCTGCGAAAACAATTGAAGTATTGGTCACCGATGTGCAATCTGATACGACCAAGGCAGCTAAGACCATTGGAGCGATGGCGAAAAGTGTGATGAACGGAGAAAAAAGATCGGTCGAGGCGGCTGAAGCCTTTAATGAAATTAACGATTCATCTAAAAAGACGCTGATGCTTTCCGAAGAAATATTAGCATCAAGTCAAAAGCAAATAGGGTCTATCAATGAAATTGTCGGCATTACAGAATCCATTGTCGTGATTGCCGAACAGACTGCTGCCGGCACAGATGAGGTGGCAGCATCAGCATCCGAGTTGTCTTCAGGAATGGAAACCTATCATGAGAAAGTGGAGGGTTTAGCCCAGGTGGCGGATTCATTGAAAGAAGGTTTGAGTATGGTCAAAGTAACCGATGGAAGTGTTGGAAACTCAGCTATATTCAAAATGAAGGAGGCCTACGAAAAAGAAAAATATTTGCTCGATGCCTTGCTAAACTATATGCCTGATTTGATCTATTTCAAGGATAGAGAATGCAATTTTATTAGAAACAGTATGTCGCATGCTAAGCGCTTTGGTTTGGAGAGTCCTCTGGAGTTGGTAGGTAAAAATGATTTTGACTTCTTCGGAGAAAATGCAAGAGAACAATTCGATATCGAACAGCGCATCATGGATACTCGTGAACCCATTCTAAACGAGGTAGAGAAAAAGGTGCTAAAGAATGGAGATGTGAGCTATAAGTCTAGCACAAAGTTGCCATTGTACGATCTGGACAATAAGGTGGTTGGTATTTTTGGTATTTCACGTGATGTAACGGAAGACACACTC
The sequence above is drawn from the Reichenbachiella sp. genome and encodes:
- a CDS encoding methyl-accepting chemotaxis protein, which codes for MENYEIMMMACQIGLFAGIYVLGQLNFISVLGKLLIGCSSFALSIGLSAYMFGLSTQPFYWALFISAGLGLQVFMLYVFFSEPIQRLKRMVVNWADLDIHVVEKETYFEENEFDFVEQELYGLFNNRKVTLDLAKQMAAGNLNSVLDESAETDALSQSILQLRKTLSGFIDETKRVVNKATQDGDLDAQIETENKRGAWKELSMGINEMVNSFSGPLGRINAIIRALAGGDLSFRYSEQEKGDIYRMAENLNLALENLDGLMAQIHLNTNIIDESAEEMKVSSQEMNTNTVEIASAIGQMSNGAQAQLRKIEDASNLIEGILASSNDMGEKSGEINLAAKEGVTSSEKGLARINEVVSSMKEIGGFSEATTDTMRVLTDRSEEISIALKVITEIAAQTNLLALNAAIEAAQAGDAGRGFAVVADEIRKLADDAKSSAKTIEVLVTDVQSDTTKAAKTIGAMAKSVMNGEKRSVEAAEAFNEINDSSKKTLMLSEEILASSQKQIGSINEIVGITESIVVIAEQTAAGTDEVAASASELSSGMETYHEKVEGLAQVADSLKEGLSMVKVTDGSVGNSAIFKMKEAYEKEKYLLDALLNYMPDLIYFKDRECNFIRNSMSHAKRFGLESPLELVGKNDFDFFGENAREQFDIEQRIMDTREPILNEVEKKVLKNGDVSYKSSTKLPLYDLDNKVVGIFGISRDVTEDTLNKQKMEKEIEQLKANERKLLAQLNPGSNEELKKTA